The Natranaeroarchaeum aerophilus DNA window CCGATACGGTGTACTCCGATATGGAGATGGCACACAGCACCGCGGAGTTCCCCGAACACTCCGTCGAATACCTCGATCTGACGACCCACGCCGCCGAGATGCGTGGCTGGCTCCGCTTCGACACGTGGGGTGCGTACGTGGAGGACGGCCGGATCCTCGAAGATGGGCTGGTCGAACTCACGCTGGGGCCGACGGTCCACGACCGCGTCCGGTTCGCTCGCTCGCGAGAGCGGCTATGACGCGGGTCAGGCTCCGGGGAATCTACACGACGGCGCTTACCCGGCGACTGCTCGATGAGGGTCACGATGTCGTACAGGCGTCGCCGCCGATCCGCGAGCGCTTCGAGGCCGAGCTCGACGCCACTCCTCGCGACGTCTGGCTCACGGATACCGATGCCCGGCAAGGGATCGGCGTATCCGGGCCCAGTGACGCGGTCGAGGACGTCCTCGCCGACCTGCGAGTCGGTCGCGATACGCTCGTCTGGGCCGACCCAGCACCCGCGGGGGCCGTCTTCGAGGGACACGTCACCGACGCGCTCGGCAGCGGCGCGGTCGTCGCGCTCGATGAGCCCGCTGCGCCCCGACTCGAGGATATTCCGTTCCACGGCGTCGACGCCGAGGGCTTTCTCCCCTACGACGACGCCGACGGCTACGTCGACGAGGGCGATCAGGTGCGCGTGCAGGTCCACGAGCCCGCCCCGCCGTGGGCAGACCGCCGCCCGCAGGTGAGCACAGCCATCGAGATCGGCGGCGGCCTCGTCTCGCTCGCACGCGATCGCAGCGACGTCCGGGCGGACGTAAGCGGCGAGCGTGGCACCGAACTCGTCCGTACCACGGAGATGCTGCCGGTCGACGCGCCCGATGGCTGGGGAATCCGCTGGGAGCGTTCCGCGGCCGACGCCGAGATCGGACGGCTCGGCGACGCGCTCGACCGGATCGGCGACCGTGCGGAGCGGCTGGAGGACACGCTCGGCGATGCTCCCGATACGCCGGACGCCGACAGCCGGATCGCGGCGCCGAATGCGACCGCGTGGTGCTGGTTCGGCCGGGAGTCACGCCGCGAACTCGACGGGATTCGCCGGGACGTCACGGCGACCATGGCGGGCCACCACCGGATCAAGGCGGGCGACCGTTCCGCGAGCGACGCGGTCGATTTCGTCGAGGCCGTCTGCGAGCCGACCGGGGAGTTTCCCTTCACCGCGGTCGCCGACCAGTTCGGCCCCCACGAGGGCGATCGGGTCGGTCTCGGTCACGGCAAGCCCGACGGTCGGCTCATCCAGCTCGGCCGCGGCGAGGTCACCGCGATCGACGGCGACCGGCTGACACTCCGGCGCGAGATGCGGAGTGCGGGCACCTACGACGCGCTCGGGACCGAGCGCGTGCGCGGGGATGTCGCCATCACGAAACTCGTCGAGGGGCGCTGGTGGTACCCCACGATCTACCGCGGCGAGGACGGCAAGCGCAAGGGGACCTACGTCAACATCTGTACGCCGGTCGAGCTGTTTCCCGAGCGCGCACGCTACGTCGATCTTCACGTCGACGTGATCAAACGCCCCGACGGAACGGTAGAGCGCGTCGACGAGGACGAACTCACCGCCGCAGTCGATGCCGGGTACGTCTCTGAAGCGCTCGCCGAGAAGGCTCGAAGCGTTGCCACCGCCGTGGAGAACGCCCTGTAAATGAGTGACAGCCCCGGTCCCACGCCGCCCGAAGACCGCATTGTCGCGCTGGACGCCCTGCGCGGCTTTGCCCTGCTCGGTATCTTACTGATCAACATCTGGGTGTTCTCGATGCCCGAGGACGTCCTGTTCAATCCGAACATCTACGGCGACTTCACCGGCGCGAACTACTATGCGTGGCTCCTCACACACGTCTTCGCGGAGGGGAAGTTCATCGCGCTCTTTACGATGTTGTTTGGGGCTGGGATCGTCCTTTTCACTGCGAGCAAGGAGCGCAAGGGTCAGGACGCCCGGACGCTGTACTACCGCCGGACGCTCTGGCTGATCGTGATCGGGCTGGCCCACGCCTACCTGCTCTGGTTCGGCGACATCCTCGTCGCGTACGGGCTGAGCGCGCTGTGGGTCGTCACGCTGCGCCACTGGGAGGCGAGCAAGCAACTGTTGGCCGGCGTCGGGCTGCTGGCTGTACCGTCCGGTCTTGAACTGCTCGTTGCCCTGCAGCCGGGGGCCGACATCGCAGCCCAGTGGAACCCTCCACGGAGCGCCATTCAGGCGGAAATCGAGACGTACCGGAGCGGCTGGTTCGCTCAACTGGAACACCGGGTCCCCGCGGCGGTCCAGCGACAGACGTCGGGCTTCGTGAGCTACTCGTTCTGGCGGGTCAGTGGACTGATGCTCGTCGGGATGGCGCTGTTTCGACTGGAGATCCTCTCCGGCGGGCGCTCGACGGCCTTCTACCGGCGACTCGTCGTTGGCGGCGCGCTCGGAGGGCTCTCGTTGATCCTCGCGGGCGTCGCCGTCATCACCGCCGCCGACTGGTCGGCGGACGCGGCGCTGTACTGGCGGCAGTTCAACTACTGGGGCGCACCGTTGCTTGCGTGTGCCTACCTCGGTCTCGTCTTCCTCTATGCGGACTGGCGTCCCGACGGGCCAGTGACGCGCGCGCTCGCCGCGGTCGGTCGC harbors:
- a CDS encoding DUF418 domain-containing protein, with translation MSDSPGPTPPEDRIVALDALRGFALLGILLINIWVFSMPEDVLFNPNIYGDFTGANYYAWLLTHVFAEGKFIALFTMLFGAGIVLFTASKERKGQDARTLYYRRTLWLIVIGLAHAYLLWFGDILVAYGLSALWVVTLRHWEASKQLLAGVGLLAVPSGLELLVALQPGADIAAQWNPPRSAIQAEIETYRSGWFAQLEHRVPAAVQRQTSGFVSYSFWRVSGLMLVGMALFRLEILSGGRSTAFYRRLVVGGALGGLSLILAGVAVITAADWSADAALYWRQFNYWGAPLLACAYLGLVFLYADWRPDGPVTRALAAVGRTAFSNYLFQTVIATSIFYGHGLGLFGRVDRVELLGIVLLVWMIQVLLSVIWLRYFRFGPVEWVWRVLTYRRREPLRN
- a CDS encoding DUF402 domain-containing protein, with the protein product MTRVRLRGIYTTALTRRLLDEGHDVVQASPPIRERFEAELDATPRDVWLTDTDARQGIGVSGPSDAVEDVLADLRVGRDTLVWADPAPAGAVFEGHVTDALGSGAVVALDEPAAPRLEDIPFHGVDAEGFLPYDDADGYVDEGDQVRVQVHEPAPPWADRRPQVSTAIEIGGGLVSLARDRSDVRADVSGERGTELVRTTEMLPVDAPDGWGIRWERSAADAEIGRLGDALDRIGDRAERLEDTLGDAPDTPDADSRIAAPNATAWCWFGRESRRELDGIRRDVTATMAGHHRIKAGDRSASDAVDFVEAVCEPTGEFPFTAVADQFGPHEGDRVGLGHGKPDGRLIQLGRGEVTAIDGDRLTLRREMRSAGTYDALGTERVRGDVAITKLVEGRWWYPTIYRGEDGKRKGTYVNICTPVELFPERARYVDLHVDVIKRPDGTVERVDEDELTAAVDAGYVSEALAEKARSVATAVENAL
- a CDS encoding DUF7532 family protein, which translates into the protein MHFNQRTQDALREAGLDVDDLKRTSEAVVDSTRQTADELESFFGDADTVYSDMEMAHSTAEFPEHSVEYLDLTTHAAEMRGWLRFDTWGAYVEDGRILEDGLVELTLGPTVHDRVRFARSRERL